GCTTCCATTCGCACGCAATACATACATTCACAATGAAACAGTGGGACTAAGGGAGGGCGGACAAGTTGTTCTGCTGAGCCTAAGGGGCCAAAATAATCTGTGAATGTAGGTTTAAACTTTAAACGAATGTTGCAGCTGGAATTGGTttgacagaaatggaaaaatgaattgttttatatcactgtaatcTAAAATGTTTCGGGTAGTAGACTGAAGTTCACCCACATTTTCTGAGGtaaagctggtgtgtgtgtgtgtgtgtgtgtgtgtgtgtgtgtgtgtgtgtgtgtgtgtgtgtgtgtgtgtgtgtgtgtgtgtgtgtgtgtcctgtcccAGTCCCAGTCTATAAGCTTGAATCCTCTGTATGTGATGATCCCCTGCACCCTCAGCGCCTCCTTCGCCTTCATGCTGCCGGTGGCGACGCCTCCCAACGCCATCGTCTTCTCCTCCGGTTTCCTCAAAGTGTCCGACATGGTGAGTCCTGGTTTtgattgaaatggaaataaggACTATTCAGACCCACCCATGAAGCCACAGTAACCTCCTCCTCTACGCCCCCTGCAGGCTAAAACTGGTGTGGTGATGAACATTATCGGGATCGGCTGCATTAGCCTGGCCATCAACAGCTGGGGTCGTGTCATGTTTTCTCTGGACTCGTTCCCTTCATGGGCAAACGCCACTGCACCTGTGTAGGACCACATCTGTTTTCTACAACCTGCTGCCACAAGTGTATTTATCAGTTTTCAGGCTTCATCACTGGACTCCAGTTTGTGTTTAGTACTACAGCTTGTAAACTGGTTCTGAGCCACCAGAAGCATCGTCCGGACTTCCTTCTCACCACTGACCCAGAGCGTTTTTCAGAAGTTTAAAATCCTGACAGAGATATTGTAGCTCTCACAGCTGAGCTGATAGTGGAAACTTAAACCTCCAGCTGCAGTTAGAAATATACAGATTCTTCTATAAAAGCCAATATCAAAACtatgttaaaataataacattatgTTAAAACAATGGCTAAATACCAACTGCTAGAGCAAATTAAGCTCAGAGGAATAAAGGCAGGTCCCTTACAGAGTCCAGGTAAAACCATTAAGGGGGAGGAATTACTTGTACTCTAACAAGGTAAATTCTATATAACTTACATTTCCATGGAACAACAGAGTCATGTCATATTctgctgtaaattaaaacaacagcagatcAGAAAAAATATGATCACATATAATTATAAATCAGCCAAGTTTGAATAAAGGTCTGATTCTCTTCAGCTGATATAAAGTCTAATGTCTTAGAATTTAACATTAGTTTCTCTGTAAATCATTGAACCTCCAAAAGCTATAATCATTACTTGGGAAACCTCTGGATCAGAACGGACCACAGCAGGACTTTATACAACTCTTATCCCTGGGAATTGGAATTATTTTAAGTAATTAggaaatatatattgtgtgttttttattgttttttatttaaatatatgaGTTTTATGTGGTAACATAGTTTTTTCTGTAAGTGAATgaacatgtactgtacaaaCTAAACTTCCAGAGTTTTGTATCATCTTGTTGCTAACAGTTTTATTTGGTGTTAATAAAGTTAGTctttaaagaaatgtgtgtCGACAGTGTGTGTAAACTTTGTGCTGATAGTGTCTACAGCCTTACAAAGTAGTGGTGGCTAAAACATTAGGAAACATATTTTTACTCTGGCCTTTTTCCTGTATGTTTTCTACAAGGGGAATGTTGCATTTCCTCCTgttattttcactattttgcTTTGAACGTTTGGAGTTTCCCACTAAACATTAGACATCTGATGGACGTGCAGATCATGTCTATATTGCGTCCGTCGGTCCATGACCAGtcaccaatgggtgacgtcacgggtactacgtccatgtcttatacagtctatgataaGAGCATTGATTTTATAACTCTTATGGTTTCAACCAGTCAacgctgattggctgaggcagcacGTCGTCATAGCCCAACCAGTAAACTGTactctgattggccgaggcaacacGTCCTTATAACCCAACCACTAAACGGcactctgattggccgaggcaacacGTCGTCATAACCCAACCAGTAAACGGcactctgattggccgaggcaacacGTCGTCATATCCCAACCAGTAAACGGcactctgattggccgaggcCACACACGCTTTTGGCGCGATTCTTCGaatttctctccgtctctgatTTCGTCTctgatttcatctctgtggaagcAAGAGGCCGTTCGGCTCTGTTCAGCGTTCATCAAAAACCACCGTTTTCCACTAATTTAAGCTAGGTAAGttggtcatgtttgttcattttatgttcatttacgTATTTATAGTGTTCGCTGTTCtgcctttgttgttttaaactacctaaACCTGCTGTGGCTACAATTGGCAGCATGTCATCCCATGTTTAGCTAGCTACCGTTAGCGTGGTGTTTAGCTAGCTACcgttagctaaacattggccatagttaaaatggaattggaattacttttgaaaacgaccgtgcctaaaaatattcacgttaGCTGAAGCTTTAACATAAACACGCGTGGTTCGGTCGCTAAGTCACTACTCACTAACCAGAGCTAGGCTGGTAGCTAACctaagctaaattcgctaagctagcgaaaagaacaagctgAGAACTTTATAGCTCTAGCGGCTCCCTCACGGCAGGGAATATGCTTTTTACTTGCTAGCGAGCCGCTAAGATAGGGGTGTCCAAAccgttccacaaagggccgtatggctgcaggtttttggtccaaccaatgaagagcacacagtttgaccactcagctgtctgaagactgagatcacttgattaaatgagtcaagtctggtgtgctggtgcttggttggaacaaaaacctgcagccacacggccctttgttgAACAGTCTGgaccaggggtgtcaaactgttccacaaagggccggtgtggctacaggtttttgttccaaccaatgaagagcacacagtttgaccaatcaactgtctgaagactgagatcagttgattaaatgagtcaagtctggtgtgctgctgcttggttggaacaaaaacctgcagccacaccggccctttgtggaacaggtttgacacctctggtCTGGACACTTCTGCGGTAAGATATAGGCAGGTGGTGATGCAGATGTATTAATCTAGTACTGGTAGTGGATGCACAGGCAACAGatttttgcttacaaatatggggacttggtgtacgtgtgctgtctttaaatgttaaacataatatttaaagttcatatgttaaaagtgttaaagtataaaaatgtaaaatgtgtattttcctttggttcatggaaattgtatcagagtgagtggTCTGTTTTTGGaaacggcgacagagtgagcgctctctCTGTTAATATTCCAATTCGCATCTTTGTCGCTCCGCTCCGTTAAGTCAGTAAGTTTGGTCAGTAACGCAGAGATGGGCTCGTAAAGTTGGTTCatgtggttgcacacgtttcGGCCAAGGAACGTACAATCTataagtattgtgtgtgtgtgtgtgtagttgtagtcaaagtggtatgtttattgtgttgtgttgtgttagcattgtttagtggagtttgtttgctagccgcattacatagatagatagatatactttattcatccctcagagggatGTAGCAAGCAGCAAGTAagacagtcacaaaaagaaaggaaggacaagttgacagctaactggcagcacatTTTGCGTAATGTCCTGTTTAaggtatttgtgtatttatgtagtcacTGTATTTGTGCGTAAGGGTACGCGCGGtgagagcagtacagtatgactgcagaCTGCCTTTGCAtatttctaatttctttttctACTCGTGCAGATGGAGTCGTGAAATTTGATGACACCGCCACAGAGGACTTCAAGAAAAGGACTGCAAAGATTTGGAGGTGGAGGATACAGTCACTCAGGACTGATAATCGattgtggagaatgttgtcacagcttttgtacattgtcttcttttctgtattcagtaCAATTGGTTCTGGTTTTAAATTTCTATTCTTGTATATTTGTTGTGGTACAGACCCAAGTAAGGTgggctgtgtaatttatttatttatttatttatttatttttcctattactggtagttattggctgtcactttcatttagttttggcacacaatcaaaagtaaagcatgttggcttcaactgatgaacactgaagtAATGTCCACATGCAAATCATTAaattcatgttccttgtttttacaGGTAGTTTgcaggaaattcaacagaagtcaaaagctttattagtAACATGTTTATGCCAgtgattaacaaaaataaaaatggaaataaattagTGGGGattgaattgtgatttattgtaaacctctgtgaATAACTGTAGTCCCATGTTTTCAAAAGGTGGAGGACCCGTTTTCTGTACcagttaattttcctgtagcttcggtggctcagcagcaggtttaaactggaaatgcatcacACCTTTGTGCGTTTCCAGTTGTCACCTGCTGGTGAGACAATCAAATGAAGCTAtaggaaaatgaattggaaCAGTGTGCCACCTTCTGAAATGGGACTACAGTTATGCACAGAGTCtagaagcagaataaaaacgATGTCtaaaatttgtttaaatttgacGTAGAAAAGACGTCCTATGGACGTCAATACTGGACGTTCGGTCGACGTCGGAAAAAAGACGTCGTCTGGCGTCACAGTGCACCTTCAGGGGACCATAATTGGACGTGCAAAGACGTCGTTTGGACGTGTCTGCGCAGTTGTCCAATGTCTTCCTCCAGTGGTCAGAAAACGAACAGCAAATTTTCGTCTGTATAGGAAGAAGTTTTCAGGTataaaaacacaatggagaaacaagttgtttccactcaggtgggaggaggagtgggatGGTCTCTGGGGATTAGACTGGGACACACTGAAAGAAATCTGTCTCAGACAGAGACTGCTTCATGTTATGTTAGGAATTAAGCAGGGAAATGGATTATACGCCTTATAAAACCATCTTCACCATACAGAGCCGCCTGTACGAACATGAAGACTCCGTAACGTAACAGTTGGTGGCGCTAATGCTCCGCCACGTCACAACTCGCCATTAAaccgaagaagaagaagtcggTAAATATGGCTGCGAAATTCTGACGGTGGTGATTGAGAACAACGGAGATTATAAAAGACCAACACTCAGACGTTTTGTTCGTGTTTTAGTTAAACAGCTAACATCTTATTTTGCTTTAGGACCGTATCTCTCCGGAGCCGGCGTCATGGAAACAGGTTTGTAGACGTTATTTTAGCTACTTGCTCGCTAATGTTAGCTTGCTAGCATAAATCCTGCTTGGAGAGGACGAAACTCCGTTAATAAATCAGTCAAATTTAAGTCggctttaaatgtttgtttggaAATGACTGAAGACTTTTTCTGTGTAAAtgagaccttctcttcaatttgGCAAACGTAATGTCTCACTGGCTTTTCAAAAGCATTTAAAACGCTAAATGCATTTGGTGTATTATAGACATCTTACACTATGTGAAGTTGTGATTGTTTAATGTTTGCGTGCTGTTAAATATTATTTGCAGTTTGGTGAATCACGCTGCTTTTTAGTTGAGTGTTAAGTCGAAATTTTTAGCATTTTGATGATAAACAACGGTGTTAAATTACCACGATTTTGAATGGAGTCTGTTCTCTGTACAAAGGGATTCATAGTTACGTGCATTGTACGTGTGAGTTATCAAAAGGCAGAAGTGCCCGTTTGCTTGTACGAAGATGTTGCAGGTCCGAACTGCATTAGAAATGATTCTTCATTATGAAACGGACTTATTAGATTGAACTCAGGCTGAGAATTGCTCATATAAATTCATGATCCAACCTGATAAAGCAGACATACATATGGTATTgatttcattatgttttaatgtgacatatCCACATTTTCTGATATGGTTTTTATAAGTTGATTAGAACCCAAGCATTTCACACCTGGAGTGGAACcagatttactgtaaataattatttaaattgtaaaatatatattcaatAGTCCTGTTGTTTCTCTAACTCTgcttcatgacattttgacgacCAGTCACCTCTTCACACAGACAATTACTGTGTTCATTATCACgttgttgctgaatgttgtTTAACTGTTaaactgttgttgtgtgttttccagaggagcaggccagaaacCGTTTCCAGTCGGAGCTGGAGTTCATCCAGTGTTTGGCCAACCCAAACTACCTGAACTGTGAGTGacagctgaaagcagctctGATGTTTCTGTGGTCGTACGTGACAGAGCTCACACTGGTCCTGTGCTCATCAGAGACTCTTGCTGTGTTACATGTGTGCACCTGTTTGTTGATAGTAGGACGTGTTCGTGTGGTTTGACAGGTCCAAATTGTCATGTTGTAATATTTGCACATGACGTGGCTGTTGGCAGTATTTCACAGCCCCAAAAAACTGTTAAGTAAatcttcatttttgtttttagtttttggaTTATCGTATTTTATCTATTGAGTTACCTGTTCAGTTATACTTTCTGCATGTTTTATGTAAAAGAACAgttaatttaaaggaaattcGTCTCACGGACACCACTCACTAACCTTTAAGCAAAATAACTGTCTGAtagtgtgtctgtattttccCTTTGATTAGTACCTGAGTACACAGGTGTTTCCAGGAAACATGGTAGGAAATAATCTAGGCACTTACCAACCATAGCAAAATTAAATGTGAACGTTTTATTTTCCAACGTGAGGGTCTAAATGTTGtttcaaaagtaaaagaatTAGCTGCATATAATAAGAGGGGTACAGGAAAAGTGTTTGCTGTacaaagaagaagcagctgcGTCAACATTTCATATCACAAAATAACTACATGATGATTAAAGCTGCATTGTAACTGCACAAAGATCCTTTGACTCCCGACAGAGTCGATGCTTTAAACTCTTATTCCATCAGTGCAGCTCAGAGCAACATGAGGAGACTCTGTGGTAGTTACTAACATCGGCTCAGTTAGGCTCAGTTAGGCTCAGTGAAGCCAGATGACCCGAGGGGAGCTGGCCTAAGTTGAACTAGTTTCGTGATGCAGGCCTCTGACctcctgtgtgtcttttttttgtgcctcCAGTTTTGGCTCAGAGAGGTTTCCTGAGAGAGAGGCCCTTCATTAACTACCTGAAGTACCTGCTGTACTGGAAGGAGCCTGAGTACGCCAAGTTCCTCAAGTGAGACAACCTACTGTATTTACACATGTTCTGGGTCCTGAGATATTCTGTTTGTTCCTGTCAGCAAATCTCACACAAAGACTCAAACCAGCACTGAATGTCTCTGACTGACGGGTTAACCCATTCACTCTGGAAAGCATCGTTCCTTTTTAATGGGATAGAAAATCTGTTTGGCCTGTGTGAGGTTAACTTCCTATCTGCCTCTGCAGGTATCCTCACTGCCTGCAcatgctggagctgctgcagtacGAACACTTCAGGAAGGAGCTGGTCAACGCTCAGTGCGCCAAGTTCATCGacgagcagcagctgctgcactggCAGCACTACTCCAGGAAACGCACCCGGCTGCAGCAGGCGCTggccgagcagcagcagcagccacagcagccgCCGCACGGGAACGCTGCCGCCAAGTGATGATGCCGCTGGAGGTGGGAGTAGACTGTACATAGGAACGAGTGGGATAGTCAACCTGTGGATTGTAGTTCAGCTGGAGTTTTGAGACTGATATGGATGTTTGAGAGTTTAAAAATCCCTCAGCAACAATCAgccaattttcttttttctttttatacataaacatgtaaataaTTTTTATAAGAATCCCTTAAACATGGTTATTAAAGAGCTGTGAGCAGGACATGGACTGACTGGGATGCtttacagtgtgaaaataaacttgtcagtgctctcaGGTGGACACTGATCAGCTGACACTGATAAATCTGTGATGATAAATTCAGATGATATATCAGTCAGTTTATCTCTAACATAAATGTGTGAGTTATAAATGTTTGGAATGTCAGATAAATCTGTGGAATGGGTTTGTTCATGAACTCTCCACTGACAaaaacccagcagcagcagtgagatcCAGTGCTGCTGAAAATCATCTGTCAGGCCACTTCACCTGAAACCGAGCGACACCGGCAGAGTAAAGACGAGCCCTGATCCTCCTCTCATCATGTTTTCTACATGAAGAAAGTAGGAAACGCAAACTCACCAGAGGGTAGAAAATCTTAAGGCAGTTGGGAAACGCGACATCAGAAGCGTCTCCGGTTCGATCCCTCGGTGGAGTTTGTTCTCCATCACTTGGATGACCATCACATGATGAAGGGATGGTTTGATGGTTAACAAGACTAGTCAAGTGTCCTtggtgcagctgttttcagtcttccATAGGTTTATTTTGTTGTCTACTAAGAGCAAAAGTACTCATTGTGCAGAATGGCCCATTATAAAATATCAGATATTATGTCACTGAATTCTAATTATCGATGTATTGATCACTTTGATGATGAATGGTGTATTCATCACTGCTGCGGAGATTGATCCACGATGAGACTCGTGAGTGAtatggcttttattgtgaagggcCAGTGTCGGAAGTTGTTTGTTGACATTTCCGGTGGCTGCACCTCTGCTGTTTGACTGGATCGGTGTTACAGAGGGAACCGTCCGACCTCGTGAGCTGAGCCTGAGCGATGATTCCGTGATCACCGCAGCTAACGGTGACTGAACCGTGGGTTTGTATAAAGTGCGTGTTTTTAATCTGGATACACAACAAGCTACACAGCTAGCTAGGCTAAATGTTTGTTGTCGTTCTGTGTGGGCACGCGCAGTTTAGGATCGATAACAAGTGACGATCTTTACGCTTTGTTTATTTAAGATGATCAAAAGTCAAGATATCGATCAAAGATGTTTGAGTTGAACTTGTTTTGGGGGTGAGATCTGTTGCTGAGCTCTTACTGATCCTGATTCCGTGTCGAATCTGTCAGAGGGTCAAAGTTCACCGGTGACTGATAAACTGGGTGGTGTGAAGTTCACTTCACCTTGTTGTTAAAGTCCCAATTCAACACTGTGAAACAGCTGAGTGCAGCGAGAGTCCTGCAGCGACTGATCATTCTCTCCATGTATTGATTAATTAAACAGACTGAGTAAAGACCTCAGcagctctctctccccccccccccctccccccctcagGGTGAGGATGAAGCGGGTGGCGGTGGTCGGGGCGGGGGCGGCAGGACTCTGTGCAGCCAGACACATCCTGTCGTGTCCGAACAGCTTCGCCCCTCCGGTGGTGTTCGAGCTCACCGACAACATTGGCGGCACTTGGTGTTACGACGAACGCGTCGGCACGTATGACAACGGACGACCGATTCATAGCAGCATGTACAGAGACCTCAGGTGTGTTCACCTGCGCacaggtgtcagtgtgtgtgtgcacgtcatCGCTCTGCTCAGCGCGAGGCTGTAAAttgattctgattggctgacctCTCCACAGGACCAACCTGCCCAAAGAGGTCATGATGTTCCCCGATTTCCCCTTTGACCCTCAGCTGAACAGCTTCCTGCCCCATCGGGAGGTTCAGAGGTACCTGGAGAGATACTGCCAGAGCCACAAGATCCGCCCTCACATCAGGGTGAGTGGTCCTGCTGCTGGTCACCTGACTGTGGCACGTGACGGCACAGTCAGGTGACACAGTCATTAGATTTAtactgagaaaaagagaaaaactaatCAGTGAAAGAAAACTCATCTGTAACAAGTCGTCAGTTTATCAGTCGACCGAGGAtcaatcagcagctgctctgatgatCGAATAATCGTTTTTCAAACTAAAATTCCAAATGTTGCTGGTTTAAGTTTCTCACGTGAACATTTGTTGCTTAACTTTGGCAGATTTGATTATAAACTcaggatttgttgttttttttccagtgttgaTGAAATAAAACGTCACGTGAATAAAAGTGACacctttcactgttttctgaaaacGTTGATAGAAAATCATCTGCTGATTGATCAGTAATGACGGTAACCGTTAGTTGCAGCCGTCGCAGTTCCAgcttgtgaggatttgctgctcgG
This genomic stretch from Toxotes jaculatrix isolate fToxJac2 chromosome 12, fToxJac2.pri, whole genome shotgun sequence harbors:
- the med31 gene encoding mediator of RNA polymerase II transcription subunit 31 codes for the protein METEEQARNRFQSELEFIQCLANPNYLNFLAQRGFLRERPFINYLKYLLYWKEPEYAKFLKYPHCLHMLELLQYEHFRKELVNAQCAKFIDEQQLLHWQHYSRKRTRLQQALAEQQQQPQQPPHGNAAAK